From a region of the Panicum virgatum strain AP13 chromosome 2K, P.virgatum_v5, whole genome shotgun sequence genome:
- the LOC120679576 gene encoding glutelin-2-like yields the protein MKTVLVALALLALAVSVTSTHTCGQAPHQQAAPPLHQCPCQHQQSQQQPYPQLPMLTQCGELLRQQCSPMATPYCTPQCQMLRQQCCQQLRQVDPQHQYHAVYTMVLQMVQQQQPPPYGGVHGPQGQAAMVAAQVAQQLTATCGMHQQPPCAACGAAAGGVPY from the coding sequence ACCGTGCTCGTTGCCCTCGCCCTCCTAGCTCTCGCCGTGAGTGTGACCTCCACGCACACGTGCGGGCAGGCGCCGCACCAGCAGGCGGCGCCGCCACTGCACCAGTGCCCGTGCCAGCaccagcagtcgcagcagcagcCGTACCCGCAGCTGCCGATGCTGACCCAGTGCGGCGAGCTGCTGAGGCAGCAGTGCAGCCCGATGGCGACGCCCTACTGCACGCCGCAGTGCCAGATGCTGCGGCAGCAGTGCTGCCAGCAGCTCAGGCAGGTGGACCCGCAGCACCAGTACCATGCCGTCTACACCATGGTGCTCCAGatggtgcagcagcagcagccgccgccgtacGGTGGGGTCCATGGCCCTCAGGGCcaggcggcgatggtggcggcgcaggttgcgcAGCAGCTGACGGCGACCTGCGGCATGCACCAGCAGCCTCCCTGCGCCGcctgcggcgccgccgctggcggtgTGCCTTACTGA